A portion of the Rhodopseudomonas sp. BAL398 genome contains these proteins:
- the urtC gene encoding urea ABC transporter permease subunit UrtC — MNIYYNVKAQWAAYGAIFLLLAVVPMIVSDSFLLNQFATYGVFGMLALSLSLCWGFGGILNLGQGIPFGLGAYGMAMTMQMQTQDASNPMPPFMLNNSLDHLPMLWEPFRSTTFGIILALVVPTLFCLLFGGLMFRARVSGPFFAIMTLAMLSAWGTLILDVQPYTNGANGITPPAPLKLGELIVDPYSPEAYWSVLALLFVATVGAKLMTQSRFGLVVQAVRGDAERVRFLGYNVAGYETTVYTIAGFIAAVAGCCWVVLTQYVSPSQFDTTFSLSMVIWAGIGGRLSLIWSIIGAFLIQGAQSYLGDTFLSTWLLVLGGFFILVVRFLPKGIAGLVETILGRLSTRQKRNGADVAAHRLLSQPGE, encoded by the coding sequence ATGAACATCTATTACAACGTCAAGGCGCAGTGGGCGGCATATGGCGCGATCTTCCTGCTGCTTGCTGTTGTGCCAATGATTGTGAGCGATTCATTTTTGCTCAACCAGTTCGCGACCTATGGCGTTTTCGGCATGTTGGCGTTGTCGCTCAGTCTTTGCTGGGGTTTCGGCGGAATCCTGAATTTGGGGCAGGGGATTCCATTCGGGCTCGGCGCCTATGGCATGGCGATGACGATGCAGATGCAGACACAGGATGCGTCCAATCCGATGCCGCCCTTCATGTTGAACAACAGTCTCGATCATCTGCCGATGCTCTGGGAGCCATTCCGCAGCACCACATTCGGAATCATTCTGGCGCTGGTGGTTCCGACGCTGTTTTGCCTGCTGTTCGGGGGATTGATGTTCCGCGCTCGTGTGTCGGGACCGTTCTTTGCGATCATGACGCTGGCCATGCTGAGTGCTTGGGGCACGCTGATTCTCGATGTCCAACCCTACACCAACGGCGCCAACGGCATCACGCCGCCGGCGCCGCTCAAGCTCGGCGAACTCATCGTCGATCCCTATAGTCCCGAAGCCTATTGGTCGGTGCTGGCACTGCTGTTTGTCGCGACCGTCGGCGCCAAACTGATGACCCAGAGCCGGTTCGGCCTGGTGGTGCAGGCGGTGCGCGGCGACGCCGAGCGGGTGCGATTTCTCGGCTACAACGTCGCGGGCTACGAGACCACCGTCTACACCATTGCGGGTTTCATCGCGGCCGTTGCTGGATGCTGCTGGGTGGTGCTGACGCAGTATGTCTCGCCGTCGCAGTTTGACACCACGTTCAGTCTCTCGATGGTGATCTGGGCCGGGATCGGCGGCCGGTTGTCGCTGATCTGGTCCATCATCGGTGCGTTTCTGATCCAGGGTGCCCAGAGCTATCTGGGCGATACATTTCTCAGCACTTGGCTCCTGGTTCTCGGAGGCTTCTTCATCCTGGTGGTGCGTTTCCTGCCGAAGGGGATAGCCGGGCTTGTGGAAACCATCCTGGGTCGTTTGTCCACGCGGCAAAAGCGCAACGGTGCCGACGTTGCGGCACATCGCCTGCTCTCACAACCAGGCGAATAG
- the urtE gene encoding urea ABC transporter ATP-binding subunit UrtE: MLLSMDNVTSYYGKTPILKDFSFGLEQGKCLCVLGRNGVGKTTLMRTIMGLTDRSVGDIVINGENINSAQTYERAKLGIGYVPQGRGILAEFTVRENILLGTFARPDGASEVPEICLRLFPYLKENLDRRAGLLSGGQKQQLAIARALAVDPKVLLLDEPTEGIQPNIVHEIGETLLMLNKELGITLLLTEQHIKVARRLGDAFLMIDNGRVVATGAIDQLDSALIQKHLTI, encoded by the coding sequence ATGTTGCTGTCGATGGACAACGTTACATCCTATTACGGCAAGACGCCGATCCTGAAGGATTTCTCCTTCGGGCTTGAACAGGGCAAATGCCTTTGCGTTCTGGGCCGCAACGGCGTCGGCAAGACGACTTTGATGCGCACCATCATGGGCCTGACCGACCGCTCGGTTGGCGACATCGTCATCAACGGCGAGAACATCAACAGCGCCCAGACTTATGAGCGCGCCAAGCTCGGCATCGGCTACGTGCCGCAGGGACGCGGTATACTCGCCGAGTTCACCGTCCGGGAGAATATCCTGCTCGGCACCTTCGCGCGGCCGGACGGCGCCAGCGAGGTTCCGGAGATCTGCCTGCGGTTGTTTCCCTATTTGAAGGAAAACCTCGACCGCCGCGCTGGGCTGCTGTCGGGCGGCCAGAAGCAGCAATTGGCGATCGCGCGCGCGCTCGCGGTCGACCCGAAAGTGCTTCTGCTGGACGAGCCGACCGAAGGAATTCAGCCCAACATTGTTCACGAGATCGGCGAGACCCTGCTGATGCTGAACAAGGAACTCGGCATCACACTGCTGCTCACAGAACAGCACATCAAGGTGGCACGTCGCCTCGGCGACGCGTTCCTGATGATCGACAATGGCCGGGTCGTTGCTACCGGCGCGATCGATCAACTCGACAGCGCTCTCATCCAGAAGCATCTCACAATCTGA
- the urtD gene encoding urea ABC transporter ATP-binding protein UrtD, which produces MSFLEIRHLTKSFDGTPVINDFSIEIVEATLCCLVGPNGAGKTTTMDLITGRQKPTSGQILFCNDDITGLGEHEIARRGIGRKFQVPAVFRELSVRQNLEVAYSRSTNPLKNIFRFSERGFAERLEQVVSQTSLNDRLEVEAGILSHGETQWLEIGMVLMQDPRLLLLDEPVAGMTEAEIEKTVEIFRELKKTNTLVVVEHDMAFVREIADVVTVMHMGSLLAQGPISEIESNAKVREVYLGEAEA; this is translated from the coding sequence ATGAGCTTTCTTGAAATCAGGCATCTTACGAAGAGCTTCGACGGGACGCCGGTAATCAACGATTTCAGCATCGAGATTGTCGAGGCGACGTTGTGCTGCCTGGTTGGACCGAACGGGGCCGGCAAGACGACTACGATGGACCTGATCACCGGTCGGCAGAAGCCGACCTCCGGGCAGATATTGTTCTGTAACGACGATATCACCGGACTAGGTGAGCACGAGATCGCGCGCCGCGGCATCGGTCGCAAGTTCCAGGTGCCGGCGGTGTTTCGCGAACTGTCGGTCCGGCAAAATCTTGAAGTGGCCTATAGCCGCAGCACCAATCCGCTGAAAAACATCTTCCGGTTCAGCGAACGTGGCTTTGCGGAAAGGCTAGAGCAGGTCGTAAGCCAGACCTCGCTCAACGACAGGCTGGAGGTCGAGGCGGGTATTCTGTCGCACGGCGAAACCCAGTGGCTTGAGATCGGCATGGTGCTGATGCAGGACCCGCGGTTGTTGCTGCTGGACGAGCCGGTCGCCGGGATGACCGAAGCCGAAATCGAGAAGACTGTCGAGATTTTCAGGGAGTTGAAGAAGACCAATACCTTGGTTGTGGTCGAGCACGACATGGCTTTCGTGCGGGAGATCGCCGATGTCGTCACCGTGATGCATATGGGCAGCCTGTTGGCGCAAGGGCCGATCAGCGAGATCGAGTCAAACGCCAAGGTGCGCGAAGTCTATCTCGGCGAGGCGGAGGCCTGA